The following proteins come from a genomic window of Methanosarcina sp. MTP4:
- a CDS encoding cupin domain-containing protein, with product MRGFSIDIEDATLENGNFRKVLYTSKHSQLVLMSLKPGEEIGMEVHEENDQFFRFESGQGKCIIDGNEYELADGVAVVVPAGAQHNVINTSATSDLKLYTIYSPAHHKDGIVRATKEEAEANEAEFDEVTTE from the coding sequence ATGAGGGGATTTTCAATCGATATCGAAGATGCCACTCTGGAAAATGGGAATTTTCGCAAGGTGCTTTATACTTCAAAGCACAGCCAGCTGGTACTTATGAGCCTCAAACCCGGGGAAGAAATCGGGATGGAAGTGCATGAGGAAAATGACCAGTTTTTCCGTTTTGAGAGTGGGCAGGGGAAGTGCATAATTGACGGCAACGAGTATGAACTTGCTGACGGGGTTGCGGTTGTGGTGCCAGCAGGCGCTCAGCACAATGTTATCAACACTTCGGCAACTTCGGACCTGAAACTCTATACCATCTATTCTCCGGCGCATCACAAGGATGGAATCGTGCGCGCCACAAAAGAAGAAGCTGAAGCCAATGAAGCGGAATTCGACGAAGTGACTACTGAATAA
- a CDS encoding YggS family pyridoxal phosphate-dependent enzyme, protein MPVYENMKLTLEEIGNTKLVCVTKTIEPERINEAIRAGAAIIGENRVQEYEDKCEDILPCETHLIGHLQTNKVKKAVDLFDLIQSVDSLKLIRNIDRRARDIDKVQKVFLQVNIGNESQKYGFGPGEIKNAIDEIHSLGNVRLEGLMCIPPFLPSEQTRPYFRKMKTLFDEMKQENRDNIDLRELSMGMSSDYMTAIEEGATMVRVGSAIFGERKY, encoded by the coding sequence ATGCCAGTCTATGAAAATATGAAGTTGACTCTTGAGGAGATCGGAAACACAAAGCTAGTTTGTGTCACCAAGACGATTGAACCTGAAAGGATAAATGAGGCTATTAGGGCCGGAGCCGCTATCATCGGAGAGAACCGGGTCCAGGAATATGAGGACAAGTGTGAGGATATACTGCCCTGTGAGACACACCTTATAGGCCATCTGCAGACAAATAAAGTCAAAAAAGCCGTAGATCTCTTTGATCTTATCCAGTCAGTTGACTCCCTGAAGCTAATAAGGAATATTGACAGGAGAGCCAGGGATATTGACAAAGTACAGAAGGTCTTCCTTCAGGTTAACATCGGCAACGAGTCACAAAAATACGGATTCGGACCCGGTGAAATAAAAAATGCAATAGATGAGATTCACTCTCTCGGGAATGTCCGTTTGGAAGGCCTCATGTGCATCCCTCCTTTTCTACCTTCTGAACAAACTCGTCCATATTTCAGGAAGATGAAGACCCTTTTTGATGAAATGAAGCAGGAAAACCGGGACAACATCGATCTCAGGGAACTATCAATGGGCATGTCCAGCGACTACATGACTGCCATCGAGGAAGGAGCCACGATGGTGCGTGTGGGTTCTGCCATATTCGGGGAGAGGAAGTACTGA
- a CDS encoding choice-of-anchor L domain-containing protein codes for MEKRRILAFSGILIILTALAASMVYGEEITNIPRQGESKITFQEDSEGIVTADLNSGLTAEDLVNNLLGEGVAVSNVTLTGANVAAGTFTGGEGIIGFENGIILSTGNISFVTGPNEEDSITAVNGLPGDPDLDALIPGFQTFDATVLEFDFVPETGIIQFEYVFTSDEYNEYVNTQFNDVFGFFVNGENIALIPGTTTAVAINNVNNGNPFGTNASNPEYYINNDLSDGGGEINTEMDGLTVVLTATAEVNPDETNSIRMAIADAGDFALDSNVIIRAESFVSPRLTLEPESATNNIGETHALTATLVDENETPIAGENISFNVTAGPNNGTTGTGTTDENGITTWNYTGTEAGSDTIVATGGGETSNKVTKVWEEGGAAEPRLVLEPESATNVLGTEHIVKAVLTNENGTPAPNETITFNVSDGPFAGLSATAITDANGTATWSYGITPGTDTIVATGGGETSNEVTKTWEAAEGASTLLTLEPRSATNSIGSSHIVRARLVDESGAPRAGEMITFVVSDGPHLGTSGTSLTNANGTATWCYYGIFTGNDTISARGGGQASEEVFKTWEAAGNNSAQSKSFMKVDGSDESKEGGIWSLFAGIFERVR; via the coding sequence ATGGAGAAAAGAAGAATATTAGCGTTCTCAGGAATACTTATTATCCTGACGGCGCTAGCTGCAAGTATGGTATATGGAGAAGAAATTACAAATATTCCCAGGCAAGGGGAAAGCAAAATAACCTTCCAGGAAGATTCCGAGGGGATCGTGACAGCGGACCTGAATTCGGGACTGACAGCAGAAGACCTCGTGAATAATTTGCTTGGGGAAGGAGTTGCTGTTTCTAACGTTACGTTAACAGGGGCAAACGTAGCAGCCGGGACCTTCACCGGAGGAGAAGGGATAATCGGCTTTGAAAACGGGATCATTCTAAGCACCGGAAACATCTCATTTGTAACAGGCCCGAATGAAGAGGATTCCATAACAGCTGTAAACGGCCTGCCGGGAGATCCTGACCTTGATGCCCTTATCCCGGGCTTCCAGACCTTTGACGCCACAGTTCTTGAATTTGATTTTGTGCCCGAGACAGGGATCATACAATTCGAATACGTATTTACCTCCGATGAATACAACGAATATGTTAACACGCAGTTTAACGATGTTTTCGGATTCTTTGTCAACGGAGAGAACATAGCTCTGATTCCGGGTACCACCACAGCGGTTGCTATCAACAATGTCAATAACGGGAATCCCTTCGGCACGAACGCGAGCAATCCGGAATACTACATCAACAACGACCTGAGTGACGGGGGAGGGGAAATAAATACCGAGATGGACGGTCTAACGGTGGTCCTGACCGCTACAGCCGAAGTTAACCCTGATGAGACAAACAGTATCAGAATGGCTATCGCTGATGCAGGAGACTTTGCGCTGGACTCCAACGTGATCATAAGGGCCGAGAGCTTCGTCTCTCCGAGGCTTACGCTGGAACCTGAATCCGCAACCAACAATATCGGCGAGACCCACGCCCTGACCGCCACATTAGTCGACGAAAACGAAACTCCGATAGCCGGGGAAAACATAAGCTTCAACGTAACAGCCGGCCCCAATAACGGGACAACAGGCACGGGCACGACTGACGAAAACGGCATAACCACCTGGAACTACACCGGAACTGAAGCCGGATCTGATACCATAGTTGCTACAGGCGGAGGAGAGACCTCTAACAAGGTAACAAAGGTATGGGAAGAAGGGGGCGCAGCAGAGCCCAGACTGGTTCTGGAACCCGAATCTGCAACCAACGTACTCGGCACTGAACATATAGTGAAAGCCGTCCTCACCAATGAAAACGGGACTCCCGCACCCAATGAGACGATAACTTTCAATGTAAGCGACGGACCGTTTGCCGGGCTTTCAGCCACCGCAATAACGGATGCTAACGGAACCGCCACATGGTCCTACGGGATAACTCCGGGCACAGACACCATAGTTGCTACAGGCGGAGGGGAAACCTCAAACGAAGTCACCAAGACCTGGGAAGCCGCCGAAGGAGCTTCTACCCTGCTTACCCTGGAACCCCGCTCAGCCACCAATAGCATTGGCAGTTCCCACATAGTGAGAGCAAGACTGGTCGATGAAAGCGGAGCCCCGAGAGCCGGGGAAATGATCACCTTCGTCGTAAGCGACGGTCCCCACCTGGGAACCTCCGGCACGAGCCTGACCAACGCAAACGGGACAGCCACCTGGTGCTACTACGGCATATTCACCGGCAACGACACAATATCCGCCAGAGGAGGAGGCCAGGCCTCGGAAGAAGTCTTCAAGACGTGGGAAGCAGCCGGCAACAATAGCGCCCAATCAAAAAGCTTCATGAAAGTCGATGGTTCGGACGAAAGTAAAGAAGGAGGTATCTGGAGTCTCTTTGCGGGCATCTTTGAGAGAGTGAGGTGA
- a CDS encoding PEGA domain-containing protein translates to MLKTKGSSINHKSYLKLRGFKKPLASLIFILLILTSVSVGNALADTSAASPGQNENGSDTTAQQNSSADEELENAVKEEADSGKIEITTTPNGSEIYINEISRGTTPARLTDVPPGFYEVLLEQEGYDDVFERVLVRPGETSVISKKLSFKEGVCSISSKPGEASVYLDGKYKGITPVVFHADEGTHSLKIKKTGYGTVSKEVNVSYDEPFVLKEKLHLSILVYLAAVLILLVGGVFIKKKPEIPEFKVPTEISSLEKYKKKLEAVGKREKKEKEKEKVWETHTSREKEIPGQVDMEVEVEEGVESGTEAEPVKLVELEKMSEPEFKYTVKKKDKD, encoded by the coding sequence TTGCTCAAAACGAAGGGATCCTCAATAAACCATAAATCCTATCTGAAATTGAGAGGGTTCAAAAAACCCCTTGCCAGTTTAATTTTCATTCTCCTGATCCTCACTTCCGTATCAGTCGGAAATGCTCTTGCCGATACATCTGCAGCCAGCCCCGGCCAGAATGAAAATGGCAGTGATACAACGGCACAGCAAAACAGCTCCGCAGATGAAGAGCTCGAAAATGCAGTTAAAGAAGAGGCTGATTCAGGAAAGATCGAAATCACAACTACCCCAAATGGCTCAGAAATATACATAAATGAGATCTCCAGGGGAACAACTCCTGCCCGGCTAACCGATGTACCCCCCGGATTCTATGAAGTGTTGCTTGAGCAGGAGGGGTATGACGACGTCTTTGAGCGTGTTCTTGTTCGACCCGGAGAAACGTCTGTGATCTCGAAAAAGCTCAGCTTTAAAGAAGGGGTCTGCAGCATCTCTTCCAAACCCGGCGAGGCAAGCGTTTACCTTGATGGGAAATACAAAGGAATCACACCGGTGGTCTTCCATGCAGACGAGGGAACACACTCGTTGAAAATCAAGAAAACCGGATACGGGACGGTTTCAAAAGAAGTGAATGTTTCCTACGATGAGCCTTTCGTGCTTAAGGAAAAGCTTCACCTGAGCATTTTAGTGTACCTGGCTGCGGTCCTGATTCTGCTTGTAGGTGGCGTTTTCATAAAAAAGAAACCTGAAATTCCGGAATTCAAGGTCCCGACTGAAATCAGTTCTCTGGAAAAATACAAAAAGAAACTCGAGGCAGTTGGGAAAAGAGAAAAGAAAGAGAAAGAAAAAGAGAAAGTGTGGGAAACACACACATCCAGAGAGAAAGAAATCCCCGGCCAGGTAGATATGGAAGTAGAAGTGGAAGAGGGAGTGGAATCAGGAACTGAAGCAGAACCAGTCAAACTTGTTGAACTGGAAAAAATGTCCGAGCCAGAATTCAAGTATACCGTAAAAAAGAAAGACAAAGATTAA
- a CDS encoding pyridoxal phosphate-dependent aminotransferase yields the protein MLSKKLDCILSKKSEDIPPFYVMEVLESAQALEAEGRNIIHLEIGEPDFPTAPHICEAATAAMARGNTKYTHSQGLLFLREAIVESYRQKFGVDLSPEQVIVTSGTSPGLLMVFMALLESRDEVIMSNPYYACYPNFVKYLGGTPVYVYTNETKGFALEPETVRQYLSPNTKAILVNSPANPTGHVMSAESLRGLAEIAEELNIPIISDEIYQGLVYSGEEHSILEYTDKAFVLNGFSKLYAMTGWRLGYIICPKECVRALQKLHQNFFICANAFVQEAGVAALKGPQDHVAEMVETYNVRRQYVLKRLIEIGLDVRSEPMGAFYVLADARKFSNDSLELSRRILYEAGVAVTPGIDFGDGAEGYLRFSYANSLENIKEGMDRLAAFFEKELEV from the coding sequence ATGCTTTCAAAGAAATTAGATTGCATCTTATCAAAAAAATCCGAAGATATTCCTCCTTTCTATGTAATGGAAGTCCTGGAAAGTGCCCAGGCCCTGGAAGCTGAGGGGAGAAACATCATCCACCTGGAAATCGGAGAGCCTGACTTTCCCACCGCCCCCCATATTTGTGAAGCCGCTACCGCTGCCATGGCAAGGGGGAATACGAAGTACACCCACAGCCAGGGGCTCCTTTTTCTCAGGGAGGCAATTGTGGAGTCTTACCGGCAAAAGTTTGGAGTGGACCTGAGCCCTGAACAGGTGATCGTAACCTCCGGGACAAGCCCGGGCCTTCTGATGGTCTTCATGGCTCTGCTTGAAAGCCGGGACGAAGTGATCATGTCCAACCCTTACTACGCCTGCTACCCGAACTTCGTGAAATATCTGGGCGGCACGCCTGTCTATGTTTACACAAACGAGACAAAGGGCTTTGCCCTGGAACCCGAGACCGTGCGCCAGTACCTGAGCCCTAACACCAAAGCCATTCTGGTCAATAGTCCCGCAAACCCAACCGGGCACGTGATGTCCGCAGAAAGCCTTAGGGGGCTTGCCGAAATTGCGGAGGAGCTTAATATTCCGATTATTTCTGACGAGATTTACCAGGGCCTTGTTTACAGCGGAGAGGAGCACAGTATTCTGGAATACACGGACAAAGCCTTTGTCCTGAACGGCTTTTCAAAGCTCTATGCCATGACCGGGTGGCGGCTTGGCTACATCATCTGTCCCAAAGAGTGCGTCCGCGCCCTGCAAAAACTACACCAGAACTTCTTCATCTGTGCAAATGCTTTTGTTCAGGAAGCCGGAGTCGCTGCCCTGAAAGGCCCTCAGGACCACGTGGCCGAGATGGTTGAAACTTACAATGTACGCCGTCAGTATGTGCTCAAACGCCTCATCGAGATCGGCCTGGACGTCAGGAGTGAGCCCATGGGCGCTTTTTATGTCCTCGCTGATGCCCGCAAGTTCAGCAACGACTCTCTTGAACTTAGCCGCCGCATCCTCTACGAAGCCGGCGTTGCCGTAACCCCCGGAATTGACTTTGGGGACGGAGCCGAAGGCTACTTGCGCTTTTCCTATGCCAACAGCCTTGAAAATATAAAAGAAGGGATGGACCGACTGGCTGCGTTCTTCGAGAAAGAGCTTGAGGTCTGA
- a CDS encoding queuosine precursor transporter, with the protein MKSIDYKLQLLLTVFISSLLLGNILGSKLISVFGIITSVGFFGYPVTFLITDIVEEVKGKEVTRVFVHAGFLALCIAVFFVFFSTNFPPAAQYTSNEAFNNVFSSSLRLIVASLMAFLIGQYHDLWAFNFWKQKTNGKHLWLRNNLSTIVSQLIDSLVFMFVAFYHQTPEMGAAFVFSMAMPYWVLKVVFALLDTPFVYLGVRWLSSDVEDSLSDSGDSRGTRVSNG; encoded by the coding sequence ATGAAATCCATAGATTACAAATTGCAGCTTTTGCTTACGGTTTTTATCAGTTCCCTGCTCCTTGGAAACATCCTTGGGAGCAAGTTGATCAGTGTATTTGGCATTATAACCTCAGTTGGCTTTTTCGGATACCCCGTGACTTTCCTCATCACGGATATTGTGGAAGAGGTTAAAGGAAAGGAAGTCACCAGGGTTTTCGTGCATGCCGGATTCCTGGCCCTTTGCATCGCAGTGTTTTTTGTCTTTTTCAGTACTAATTTTCCACCTGCTGCCCAGTATACGAGCAATGAAGCTTTCAACAATGTTTTTTCAAGTTCCCTGCGGCTGATAGTGGCAAGTCTTATGGCTTTTCTCATAGGCCAGTACCACGATCTCTGGGCTTTCAACTTCTGGAAACAAAAGACAAACGGAAAGCATCTCTGGCTCAGGAACAACCTCTCAACGATCGTTTCCCAGTTGATCGATTCCCTGGTGTTCATGTTTGTCGCTTTCTACCACCAGACCCCGGAAATGGGCGCTGCCTTTGTTTTCTCCATGGCTATGCCTTACTGGGTCCTTAAAGTTGTCTTTGCTCTGCTCGATACTCCCTTTGTGTACCTTGGGGTCAGGTGGCTTTCATCTGATGTTGAGGACAGTCTCTCGGATTCAGGTGATTCCAGGGGAACGAGAGTTTCCAATGGTTAA
- a CDS encoding DUF362 domain-containing protein, whose translation MSKVSIVRCPDYSNAKKAIVEAVDLVGGLGDIISPGDQVLLKPNILTASPPEAAVTTHPTIVAAMCELVYEAGGVPVVGDGAGISRPGATAKALKASGIEEAALKSGAEIVNFETAGFTKVKVPDPLQFSELYLAKPVLEADVVISLPKLKTHELTYYTGAVKNFFGALPLNTRKEAHFLGKRDLFGEAVADIYSIIKPRFAVMDGILGMEGKGPSHGKTVNSGVVLASSDCVALDIIAAEMIGFDPIQIPTTAGALKKGFGNHCPLVVGTPLKEVKMKFKPSSGGISTAPPFLTRHFGKLFTIRPRINQEKCIRCGACYLNCSPQAVEKLTDGSYRINPEKCILCYCCRELCPNDAVDMKKSLMARVLTSEH comes from the coding sequence ATGAGTAAAGTCTCCATAGTCCGCTGCCCTGATTATTCCAATGCAAAAAAAGCCATAGTTGAAGCTGTAGACCTCGTAGGTGGGCTGGGCGATATAATTTCCCCCGGAGACCAGGTGCTCCTGAAACCGAACATCCTTACAGCAAGCCCTCCGGAAGCGGCTGTCACTACCCACCCCACAATAGTAGCCGCAATGTGCGAATTAGTGTACGAGGCAGGTGGAGTTCCGGTAGTCGGAGACGGAGCAGGAATCTCCAGGCCCGGAGCGACTGCAAAAGCCCTGAAAGCCTCGGGGATCGAAGAAGCAGCCCTAAAATCCGGAGCCGAAATAGTTAATTTTGAAACCGCAGGTTTTACAAAGGTGAAGGTCCCGGATCCTCTGCAGTTCTCGGAACTCTACCTGGCAAAACCGGTCCTTGAAGCCGATGTTGTCATCTCCCTCCCGAAACTCAAGACTCACGAACTTACCTATTATACAGGGGCAGTCAAGAACTTTTTTGGGGCGCTTCCCCTGAACACACGAAAAGAAGCACACTTCCTTGGCAAACGGGACCTTTTCGGGGAAGCTGTTGCAGACATTTACTCGATCATCAAACCCCGGTTTGCAGTTATGGACGGAATCCTGGGGATGGAAGGAAAAGGTCCTTCCCATGGAAAAACCGTAAATTCAGGCGTGGTTCTGGCAAGCTCCGACTGCGTAGCCCTTGACATCATAGCCGCAGAAATGATCGGTTTTGACCCCATTCAAATCCCCACAACCGCCGGAGCCCTCAAAAAAGGATTCGGGAACCACTGCCCCCTTGTGGTGGGAACCCCGCTAAAAGAAGTGAAAATGAAATTCAAACCTTCGAGCGGTGGTATCAGCACAGCCCCCCCTTTCCTTACCCGCCATTTCGGAAAACTCTTCACCATCCGGCCCCGGATCAATCAGGAAAAATGTATCCGCTGTGGGGCCTGCTACCTTAACTGCTCTCCGCAGGCTGTGGAGAAGCTGACAGACGGAAGCTACCGGATCAACCCAGAAAAATGCATCCTCTGTTACTGCTGCAGAGAACTTTGCCCGAATGACGCGGTGGACATGAAAAAGTCACTTATGGCAAGGGTATTGACCAGCGAGCACTGA
- a CDS encoding ATP-binding protein, whose translation MPELVEILTDSNPWWANREFKKGIKREKYVTKIMEFLEDGELVVLDGIRHSGKTTLLYQTVRELMEAEKISPEKILFVDFENPTFAFLENPLRNVLETYKRDICSEKGTVLIFDEIQNMQGWEEEIQVLQGKKECMIILSVSSARLFECKLSALMGRGSYRKVPIYPLDFSEYLLFRGFPLEESLKNPEALEESKYRIMNLLKVYLHEGGFSQVALEKDENLKTEHLLAYFDSIMYRDIVLQNEVRNARVLQELVHHFLANFTAPYSYRKLGRSLKLDFSTLKEYIYYAEQAKLLLEAQHFSPSGKVGGRKNKKIYCIDNGLRNAAGFISSESEGKLAENLVFMELQRKGYEPSYWEGSRGEVKFVIRRENGSLCAINVSYKDRPEQAETKALLGFAKTFGPAVKELVLITKDIEKENEGIRHLPLWKWLLRIE comes from the coding sequence ATGCCTGAACTGGTGGAAATTCTCACCGATTCAAACCCCTGGTGGGCGAACAGGGAATTTAAAAAGGGTATCAAGAGAGAGAAGTATGTTACAAAAATAATGGAGTTTCTGGAAGACGGCGAACTCGTTGTCCTGGACGGGATCAGACATTCGGGAAAAACGACCCTGCTGTACCAGACTGTCCGGGAACTGATGGAAGCGGAGAAAATCTCCCCGGAAAAAATTCTTTTTGTCGACTTTGAAAACCCCACGTTTGCTTTTCTTGAAAATCCCCTGAGAAATGTCCTGGAAACGTATAAAAGGGACATTTGCAGCGAAAAAGGCACCGTCCTGATATTTGATGAAATCCAAAACATGCAGGGATGGGAAGAGGAAATCCAGGTGCTGCAAGGCAAAAAAGAGTGCATGATCATCCTTTCAGTCTCTTCGGCCCGGTTATTTGAATGCAAACTCTCAGCCCTCATGGGGAGAGGAAGCTACCGGAAAGTCCCCATATATCCCCTCGACTTTTCCGAATACCTTCTTTTCAGGGGGTTTCCCCTTGAAGAGTCCCTGAAAAACCCGGAAGCTCTGGAAGAAAGCAAGTACAGGATAATGAACCTGCTGAAAGTTTACCTGCATGAAGGGGGCTTTTCCCAGGTTGCCCTTGAAAAGGACGAAAACCTCAAAACCGAACACCTGCTGGCATACTTTGACAGTATCATGTACAGGGACATTGTCCTCCAGAATGAAGTAAGAAATGCCAGGGTACTGCAGGAACTTGTCCACCACTTCCTGGCCAATTTCACTGCACCTTACTCATACAGAAAACTTGGCAGGTCCCTTAAGCTGGATTTTTCCACCCTGAAAGAATATATCTACTATGCCGAACAGGCGAAACTCCTTTTAGAGGCTCAGCACTTCAGCCCTTCCGGAAAAGTCGGAGGGAGAAAAAACAAAAAAATATACTGTATCGATAATGGACTCAGGAATGCCGCGGGCTTCATAAGCTCGGAGTCTGAAGGGAAGCTTGCCGAAAACCTTGTTTTCATGGAACTTCAGCGCAAGGGGTATGAACCATCTTACTGGGAAGGCAGCAGGGGAGAAGTTAAGTTTGTCATCAGAAGAGAAAACGGTTCCCTTTGCGCAATAAACGTATCCTACAAAGACAGGCCCGAACAAGCTGAGACAAAAGCCCTGCTTGGATTTGCAAAGACATTCGGCCCGGCAGTTAAAGAACTGGTCCTGATTACAAAAGATATTGAAAAAGAAAATGAAGGAATCAGGCACCTCCCACTCTGGAAGTGGTTACTTAGAATAGAATAA
- a CDS encoding transcriptional regulator yields MLYIDTDYAPETCSLCKGAGHTGSRICEACGGSGTVLVAQPARNCPLCGGAGYLGTDICRACGGSGWALY; encoded by the coding sequence ATGCTCTATATTGATACAGATTACGCCCCTGAAACATGCTCCCTTTGCAAAGGGGCAGGGCATACGGGAAGCAGGATCTGTGAAGCCTGCGGGGGAAGTGGCACGGTTCTGGTTGCACAGCCGGCAAGAAACTGTCCTCTCTGCGGTGGAGCGGGATACCTGGGCACCGATATCTGCAGGGCCTGCGGAGGAAGCGGTTGGGCACTGTATTGA
- a CDS encoding winged helix-turn-helix domain-containing protein, with product MINLLLFSDKRRDFLLLLKDGPKNIDVIVDELKVPRNSLLPQIKKLKEKGLIVRDGDDCRLTILGNIIVRKLQPLVDAALVLDIDEYFWVSRKLDTLPSCFLGRVGELKGCCLVEPEPEHVFDLIPEIVSAFREPSRAMMLFSYFHPLLPSFFLNVAKKGIEFPLILNRGVFERFLTDFRDEGEEILKHENVNVFVLEDNALEVPSVVAISESTLILGLLNKWERADRQYVVSCKPCAVKWGEELFSFYKERARKVTSLEEPGLCDPIPPESAQK from the coding sequence ATGATCAATCTCCTTCTGTTTTCGGACAAACGAAGGGATTTTCTTCTATTGTTGAAAGATGGACCCAAAAATATTGATGTGATAGTGGACGAACTCAAAGTCCCTCGTAATTCTCTCCTACCCCAGATCAAGAAACTTAAAGAAAAAGGGTTGATTGTAAGGGATGGGGACGATTGCCGCCTGACCATTCTCGGGAATATCATTGTCCGTAAATTGCAGCCACTTGTAGATGCGGCTTTAGTCCTCGATATCGATGAATATTTCTGGGTAAGTCGGAAACTTGATACGCTTCCCAGCTGTTTTTTGGGGAGGGTTGGGGAGTTAAAAGGCTGCTGCCTGGTAGAACCTGAACCTGAACATGTATTTGACCTCATTCCCGAAATCGTATCCGCTTTCAGGGAACCTTCCCGGGCTATGATGCTCTTTTCTTATTTCCACCCCCTGCTTCCCTCCTTTTTCCTGAATGTCGCAAAAAAAGGTATTGAGTTCCCCCTCATACTTAACAGGGGGGTCTTTGAGAGGTTTTTGACGGATTTTCGAGACGAGGGTGAAGAAATCCTTAAGCATGAAAATGTCAATGTCTTTGTTCTGGAGGACAATGCTCTGGAAGTTCCCTCCGTGGTTGCGATCTCGGAGAGTACGTTGATTCTTGGGCTTCTCAACAAATGGGAAAGGGCCGACCGTCAGTATGTGGTAAGTTGCAAACCCTGCGCCGTGAAGTGGGGGGAGGAGTTGTTTTCCTTCTACAAAGAACGAGCCCGGAAAGTCACTTCCCTGGAAGAGCCGGGTCTTTGTGATCCAATTCCTCCTGAATCTGCTCAAAAATAA